The following coding sequences lie in one Pelecanus crispus isolate bPelCri1 chromosome 9, bPelCri1.pri, whole genome shotgun sequence genomic window:
- the LOC104032129 gene encoding glutamine synthetase, giving the protein MPRSPARSRRAVAMSVSHSSRLNKLVREQYMRLPQDGLVQVTYVWIDGSGEGVRCKTKTLDKEPKSIEDVPEWNFDGSSTAQAEGSNSDMFLVPVCMFRDPFCLDPNKLVLCEVLKYNRKPAETNLRHTCKKVMDLVKDSHPWFGMEQEYTLLGINGHPYGWPDNGFPGPQGPYYCGVGADKVYGRDIVESHYKACLYAGVKICGTNAEVMPSQWEFQVGPCEGIEMGDHLWMARFILHRVCEDFGVVATLDPKPMTGNWNGAGCHTNYSTEEMRREGGLKHIEAAIEKLSKRHDYHICVYDPRGGRDNSRRLTGHHETSNIFEFSAGVANRGASIRIPRQVGQDGYGYFEDRRPAANCDPYAVTEAIMRTTVLNETGVETKDYADH; this is encoded by the exons ATGCCGCGCTCACCTGCGCGCTCTCGCAGGGCCGTCGCCATGTCGGTGTCACAcagctccaggctgaacaagctgGTGCGGGAGCAGTACATGAGGCTGCCCCAGGATGGGTTGGTGCAGGTCACTTACGTCTGGATCGACGGCAGCGGCGAGGGCGTGCGCTGCAAGACCAAGACCCTCGACAAGGAGCCCAAGAGCATCGAAG ATGTCCCCGAGTGGAATTTTGATGGCTCCAGCACGGCACAGGCGGAGGGCTCCAACAGCGACATGTTCCTGGTCCCCGTCTGCATGTTCAGGGACCCTTTTTGCCTGGACCCCAACAAGCTGGTGCTCTGCGAAGTGCTGAAGTACAACAGGAAACCTGCAG AGACCAACCTGAGACACACGTGCAAGAAAGTCATGGACTTGGTTAAGGACAGCCACCCCTGGTTTGGGATGGAGCAGGAGTACACACTGCTGGGCATCAATGGCCACCCCTACGGCTGGCCCGACAATGGCTTCCCCGGCCCGCAGG gCCCCTATTACTGTGGGGTTGGAGCAGATAAGGTGTATGGGCGTGATATTGTGGAGTCCCACTACAAGGCATGTCTCTATGCGGGGGTGAAGATCTGTGGCACCAATGCAGAGGTGATGCCCTCCCAG TGGGAATTCCAGGTGGGCCCATGCGAAGGCATCGAGATGGGGGATCACCTCTGGATGGCTCGGTTCATCCTCCACCGCGTCTGCGAGGACTTTGGGGTTGTGGCTACTCTGGACCCCAAACCGATGACTGGCAACTGGAATGGCGCTGGGTGTCACACCAACTACAGCACCGAGGAGATGCGGAGAGAAGGGGGTCTTAA ACACATCGAAGCTGCCATTGAGAAGCTGAGCAAGCGGCACGACTACCACATCTGCGTCTATGACCCGCGGGGTGGCAGGGACAACTCCCGGCGGCTCACCGGCCACCACGAGACATCCAACATCTTTGAGTTCTCTGCCGGTGTGGCCAACCGAGGTGCCAGCATCCGCATCCCACGCCAGGTCGGCCAAGATGGCTATGGGTACTTCGAGGATCGGCGGCCAGCAGCCAACTGTGACCCCTACGCAGTCACCGAGGCCATCATGAGAACGACAGTGCTCAACGAGACCGGGGTGGAGACCAAGGACTATGCTGACCACTGA